A section of the Roseivirga sp. BDSF3-8 genome encodes:
- a CDS encoding LOG family protein, with the protein MTYREIETVNELIDVLKKEPSLSYYAFQNLDFNEVETIARGRTFANCLFLGCDIPASLMHGFEKSSVIFPKMDMPFNVYPSHLYTRDTLMEGYVRGRPETYELTPDKVIYDYYLDTGKEAVNIKDTLARRLHDHSITDALYDFLALYDERKVVAIMGGHTMLRTNPDYLEMARVSKRLTEEGYLMISGGGPGAMEATHVGAYFAGKDSSHLEEAMDILCEAPAYTDTLWLDKAFEVIHRYTPSPFHSVGIPTWLYGHEPPTPFASLIAKYFANSVREDGLLAVAKGGVIYAPGSAGTIQEVFQDATQNHYLSFGYASPMVFFDSGYWQHNRPVYPLIKAMADEEKYENMILSLTDTAEEVIAEIRKFTS; encoded by the coding sequence ATGACCTACCGGGAAATAGAAACCGTGAATGAACTGATAGATGTACTGAAAAAGGAGCCCTCTCTGAGCTATTATGCTTTTCAGAATCTGGACTTTAATGAGGTGGAGACGATTGCCCGTGGGCGCACTTTTGCTAACTGCCTGTTTTTGGGATGTGACATCCCGGCCTCGCTCATGCATGGATTTGAGAAAAGCTCGGTGATATTCCCCAAAATGGACATGCCTTTTAATGTATATCCAAGTCACTTATATACGCGCGATACGCTTATGGAGGGCTATGTGCGTGGCAGGCCTGAAACGTATGAGCTTACACCGGATAAGGTGATCTATGATTATTACCTTGACACGGGCAAGGAGGCGGTGAATATTAAGGATACGCTGGCGCGGCGGCTGCATGACCATTCTATTACGGATGCGCTATATGACTTTCTGGCGCTGTATGATGAAAGAAAGGTGGTGGCGATCATGGGGGGCCATACTATGCTGCGTACAAATCCGGACTACCTGGAAATGGCCCGTGTGAGTAAACGGCTGACGGAAGAAGGCTACCTGATGATCTCGGGCGGTGGCCCGGGTGCCATGGAGGCCACGCATGTAGGGGCTTATTTTGCGGGAAAGGACAGCTCTCACCTGGAGGAGGCCATGGATATATTGTGCGAGGCACCTGCCTATACGGACACGCTCTGGCTGGATAAGGCTTTTGAGGTGATTCACCGCTACACCCCCTCTCCTTTTCACAGTGTGGGAATCCCCACGTGGCTGTATGGCCACGAGCCGCCTACGCCCTTTGCCAGCCTGATAGCGAAGTACTTTGCCAACAGCGTACGCGAAGACGGCCTGCTGGCGGTGGCTAAAGGGGGGGTAATCTATGCGCCGGGTAGCGCAGGCACTATACAGGAGGTATTCCAGGACGCTACGCAGAACCACTATCTTAGCTTTGGCTATGCGAGCCCAATGGTCTTTTTCGATAGTGGGTACTGGCAGCATAACCGCCCGGTATATCCGCTGATAAAGGCGATGGCGGATGAGGAGAAATACGAAAATATGATCCTCTCGCTTACGGATACGGCGGAGGAGGTGATTGCTGAAATCAGAAAATTTACCTCCTGA
- the rpiA gene encoding ribose-5-phosphate isomerase RpiA codes for MAKDTEKEAAATKALDYIKDGYVVGLGSGSTAAIMIRLLGRRVAEGLRITGIPSSAATKELAESHGIKVKNLSEVGHIDVNIDGADAFDEQLRLIKGGGGALLHEKIVASASSRNIIIADSSKFTQYLNQAYRLPIETIPMASDLIAERLEKAEFSPRRRKNGRHSFLTQEGNHIIDLDIGHFRDLDDLDRQLHAIPGVVETGLFLNYTHLVIMGEGSGTRIFERKAGMMG; via the coding sequence ATGGCAAAAGATACCGAAAAAGAAGCAGCAGCAACGAAAGCCCTAGACTATATAAAAGACGGCTATGTGGTAGGCCTGGGATCAGGCTCTACGGCTGCCATCATGATCCGGCTGCTGGGCAGGCGTGTGGCAGAGGGACTGAGGATAACGGGTATACCCTCTTCGGCAGCCACGAAAGAGCTGGCCGAATCGCATGGCATAAAGGTAAAGAACTTGTCTGAAGTGGGGCACATCGATGTGAATATCGATGGGGCGGATGCCTTTGATGAACAATTAAGGCTGATAAAAGGGGGTGGCGGGGCTCTGCTCCATGAGAAAATCGTGGCCTCGGCTTCTTCCCGCAATATCATCATTGCGGACTCTTCTAAGTTTACGCAGTACCTTAACCAGGCTTACCGGCTGCCAATAGAAACTATCCCGATGGCCTCGGACCTGATAGCGGAGCGACTGGAAAAGGCGGAGTTTTCTCCCCGGCGCCGGAAAAATGGCCGGCATTCGTTTCTCACGCAGGAGGGTAACCATATCATTGACCTGGATATTGGTCACTTCAGAGACCTGGACGACCTGGACCGGCAACTGCATGCCATACCGGGGGTGGTAGAGACGGGCTTATTTCTTAACTATACTCACTTAGTGATTATGGGTGAGGGATCTGGTACGCGGATATTTGAGCGGAAAGCGGGTATGATGGGGTAA
- a CDS encoding tail fiber domain-containing protein yields MKNLFTSVKAVILSTALLAVSFAAEAQWTGTSPFLSGELASRLGPVAVGTNSIPFAPPGPALKLYVNENFGQRSAGTFGSVTSASSEWTSIGRGPNGVLPFYGIRMQDGPLSLLTGSDDNNQPTVSWTDNLNTASSSNSELRFNFIGSDDIKRTYGRWDARGNLFLGTDPGGVSADFYELYVFGYQNSSGIRGQNINVDAGSESFNFGLFARTVGATSSNTAISARASSSANVVTAVDANASGGNTNYGVRASASGGSTNFAGFFSGNVTVTGTFSNPSDARLKNVVSNENARQNGPTVLERLRMLKAYDYTYKNEGDLQRLNLPRGEHHGFMAQEMQQVFPALVEEIVYMHIDENAATGEGDVAEPDKMEYLGVNYIGMIPYLAEAIQELDAQQQENAALQQKLTALESEMADMRRKLDEISNTGSTDALQGKAKVFGNTPNPFSAETRIAYELPASSNATLLVYDMSGKQVMSFDNLRAGNGEVVIEGRSLEPGMYIYTLISDGEEVDTHRMILTK; encoded by the coding sequence ATGAAAAACCTATTTACTTCGGTAAAGGCAGTGATATTATCAACTGCCTTGCTGGCTGTATCCTTTGCAGCCGAAGCCCAGTGGACAGGCACGTCCCCTTTTCTTAGCGGTGAACTCGCCTCCCGGCTCGGTCCCGTTGCCGTGGGTACCAACTCCATACCCTTTGCACCTCCCGGCCCGGCCCTTAAACTCTACGTTAATGAGAACTTTGGCCAGCGATCTGCAGGTACCTTCGGCAGTGTTACCAGCGCTAGTAGCGAATGGACCAGCATCGGCCGCGGACCCAATGGCGTATTACCCTTTTACGGCATACGTATGCAGGACGGCCCCCTCAGTCTGCTAACCGGCTCGGATGATAATAACCAGCCCACCGTCAGTTGGACAGATAACCTCAATACCGCCTCCAGCTCTAACTCAGAGTTACGATTTAACTTCATCGGTAGCGACGACATCAAGCGTACCTACGGCCGCTGGGATGCCCGGGGAAATCTCTTTCTCGGTACCGACCCCGGTGGGGTAAGCGCCGACTTTTACGAGCTGTATGTGTTTGGGTACCAGAATAGTTCAGGCATCAGAGGGCAGAACATAAATGTCGACGCCGGGTCTGAGTCATTTAACTTTGGCCTGTTTGCCAGAACCGTAGGCGCCACCAGCAGCAATACAGCCATCTCGGCTCGTGCTAGCAGCTCCGCTAATGTCGTGACAGCCGTAGATGCCAACGCTTCCGGAGGTAATACAAATTATGGCGTGCGTGCTTCCGCCTCAGGTGGCAGTACCAACTTCGCCGGATTCTTCAGTGGCAATGTTACTGTAACCGGCACCTTCTCTAACCCCAGCGACGCAAGGTTGAAAAATGTGGTAAGCAACGAAAATGCCCGCCAGAACGGCCCCACCGTCCTGGAAAGGCTCCGCATGCTTAAGGCTTACGATTACACATACAAGAACGAAGGCGACCTGCAGCGCCTGAACCTGCCCCGGGGAGAGCACCATGGTTTCATGGCTCAGGAAATGCAGCAGGTATTCCCTGCCCTGGTGGAAGAGATCGTATACATGCATATCGATGAAAATGCCGCCACCGGCGAAGGCGATGTAGCCGAGCCCGATAAGATGGAATACCTCGGCGTCAACTACATAGGCATGATACCCTATCTGGCAGAAGCTATCCAGGAGCTTGACGCCCAGCAGCAGGAAAACGCTGCCCTGCAGCAGAAACTCACCGCCCTGGAATCCGAAATGGCCGATATGCGGCGTAAACTCGATGAAATAAGCAACACCGGCAGTACTGATGCCCTGCAAGGGAAGGCAAAGGTATTCGGCAATACGCCTAACCCCTTCAGTGCCGAGACCCGCATAGCCTACGAACTGCCCGCTAGTAGCAATGCCACCCTGCTGGTATATGATATGAGTGGCAAGCAGGTTATGTCCTTTGATAACCTCAGAGCCGGTAATGGAGAAGTGGTAATAGAAGGCCGCTCACTTGAGCCTGGTATGTACATCTACACC